From Salvelinus fontinalis isolate EN_2023a chromosome 37, ASM2944872v1, whole genome shotgun sequence, the proteins below share one genomic window:
- the LOC129836137 gene encoding cdc42 effector protein 3-like, with amino-acid sequence MPAKAPIYLKSTNSKKGKKCRLRDILSPDMISPPLGDFRHTIHIGKGGERDAFGDMSFLQGKFELLPGKGEVFRPQYSIHNEFLRANSASDAQFPETPSPVLKNAISLPSIGGSQALTLPHLSTAVFSMPATDPLGCMVGRVPTSPLGSPDGAGILEIQTLLRSIEVFSSDPTRHPTEVTTKPDVLLDLIEKTEKPKTKKVSKSNHKKHNGENGYEKPSPTYYINGNSNGNGGFNGNDNRNGFRSFNNDITLRFEKKLSDCNGDWVDRDSGVDEGRLCDFDFEFSKDKSMSQYSISHITGSLLSLELDLGPSILDDVLNIMGDPKAKSRP; translated from the coding sequence ATGCCTGCCAAAGCACCCATCTACCTGAAGTCCACAAATAGCAAGAAAGGCAAGAAGTGTCGTCTGAGAGACATCCTGTCCCCAGACATGATCAGCCCACCGCTGGGGGACTTCCGCCACACCATCCACATCGGAAAGGGCGGCGAGAGGGACGCCTTCGGGGACATGTCCTTCCTCCAGGGAAAGTTTGAGCTCCTGCCTGGGAAAGGTGAGGTGTTCCGTCCGCAGTACAGCATCCACAACGAGTTCCTGCGGGCCAACAGCGCATCTGACGCCCAGTTTCCCGAGACACCCTCTCCAGTTCTGAAGAACGCCATCTCGCTCCCTTCAATCGGGGGGAGCCAGGCCCTCACCCTACCCCACCTCTCCACCGCCGTGTTCTCTATGCCTGCTACAGACCCCCTGGGTTGCATGGTAGGGCGGGTCCCTACCTCTCCCCTAGGGAGCCCAGACGGGGCTGGCATCCTGGAAATTCAAACCTTGTTGCGTTCCATCGAGGTCTTCAGCAGCGACCCGACCAGACATCCGACAGAAGTCACAACCAAACCAGACGTCCTGCTGGATCTGATAGAGAAAACAGAGAAGCCAAAGACGAAGAAGGTCTCCAAAAGTAATCATAAAAAGCACAATGGTGAAAACGGGTATGAAAAGCCTTCACCTACCTATTACATCAATGGCAACAGCAATGGTAATGGTGGCTTCAACGGAAATGACAACCgcaatggctttagaagctttaaCAATGACATTACCCTCCGCTTCGAGAAAAAGCTCTCTGATTGCAATGGAGACTGGGTGGACAGGGACAGCGGGGTGGACGAGGGGCGCCTTTGCGACTTTGACTTTGAGTTCTCCAAGGACAAGAGCATGTCACAGTATTCAATCTCCCACATCACTGGGTCACTTCTGTCACTTGAACTCGATTTGGGCCCCTCCATTCTTGATGATGTACTCAACATCATGGGTGACCCCAAGGCAAAGAGCAGACCTTGA